The Phyllopteryx taeniolatus isolate TA_2022b chromosome 7, UOR_Ptae_1.2, whole genome shotgun sequence genome has a segment encoding these proteins:
- the tax1bp3 gene encoding tax1-binding protein 3, with the protein MSFIPGQPLTAVVQRIEIQKLRQGDNLILGFSIGGGIDQDPGQNPFSEDKCDKGIYVTRITAKGPADMAGLMMGDKIMQVNGWDMTMVTHDQARKRLTKKKEDVVRLLVTRKSLEDAVKNSMGGSQPRKQQQH; encoded by the exons atgtctttcatACCCGGACAGCCGCTGACTGCCGTTGTG CAAAGGATTGAGATCCAAAAGTTGCGACAGGGAGACAATCTAATCCTGGGCTTCAGCATCGGAGGAGGTATTGACCAGGATCCTGGACAGAACCCCTTTTCAGAGGACAAATGTGACAAA GGTATCTATGTGACCAGAATAACGGCAAAGGGACCGGCAGACATGGCCGGCTTAATGATGGGAGACAAAATTATGCAG GTAAACGGCTGGGACATGACCATGGTGACTCACGACCAGGCCCGGAAAAGGCTGACAAAGAAGAAAGAGGATGTGGTGCGGCTTCTGGTCACCAGAAAGTCACTGGAGGACGCTGTGAAAAATTCAATGGGGGGCAGTCAGCCCcgaaagcagcagcagcactga
- the hsh2d gene encoding hematopoietic SH2 domain-containing protein homolog, whose amino-acid sequence MTELSQPSQPQNNIWFVSSQATWIKNGFVPEWFHGRISRKAAEEHLMSKPPGSFLIRVSESRVGYTLSYRAVGCFRHFMIEDMKDGSCAIVGERLHHPSLQQLVDFHQTVPIAAHNEVLTLSCGKTSVAGNKYSGISAVDSNKRHIIAKELRPNHQNNNEHRSHTHPAMPVPKSRKRYITDITLPVKPLETPPESLLTPPKTQVAPPPTSGHENETNTKRNTPCKTDDLQEMTWEELFDAALSAYNDEGEMLPKEYSPPPPFAPGYQTEEA is encoded by the exons ATGACCGAGCTGAGTCAGCCGTCCCAACCGCAGAATAATATCTGGTTTGTCTCTTCCCAAGCCACTTGGATTAAAAACGGATTTGTCCCTGAATGGTTCCATGGCAGAATTAGCAGGAA ggCTGCGGAAGAACATCTGATGTCCAAGCCTCCAGGCTCCTTCCTGATCAGAGTGAGCGAGAGCAGAGTTGGCTACACGCTCTCATATCG TGCCGTGGGCTGCTTCAGACATTTCATGATTGAGGACATGAAGGATGGCTCTTGTGCCATTGTGGGCGAGAGATTGCATCACCCCAGTCTGCAACAACTGGTGGACTTTCACCAAACGGTCCCCATCGCGGCCCACAATGAGGTGCTGACTCTCTCTTGTGGAAAG ACCTCAGTTGCCGGGAACAAATACAGTGGGATAAGTGCTGTGGATTCTAACAAGAGGCACATAATAGCAAAAGAACTCAGACCTAATCATCAAAATAACAATGAACACCGCAGCCATACACATCCAGCCATG CCCGTTCCAAAGAGCAGGAAGAGATACATCACTGACATTACTCTTCCCGTCAAACCCCTCGAGACTCCTCCTGAGAGTTTGCTCACCCCCCCCAAGACGCAGGTGGCCCCCCCTCCTACCAGTGGCCATGAGAATGAGACAAACACTAAGAGGAACACCCCTTGCAAGACTGACGATCTGCAGGAGATGACCTGGGAAGAACTCTTCGACGCCGCACTCTCCGCTTACAATGACGAGGGCGAGATGCTACCAAAGGAGTACTCGCCACCTCCTCCTTTCGCGCCCGGTTACCAAACAGAAGAAGCGTGA